In Labrus bergylta chromosome 11, fLabBer1.1, whole genome shotgun sequence, one genomic interval encodes:
- the cfap45 gene encoding cilia- and flagella-associated protein 45 isoform X1, producing MSNSYTRRYRTQASTSEVDETLFGSSTKLDIGSNSACKSKNKSRHCQDGEVVQIITKDLIRNLRIPLKDSLGEFIILPSAEYERLASMSRVPMKEERVGPTEACHLKKEEEEAEDRKHKILEADLARRKRKGLTELELESQNHAQRLIEYSNGLRLEQEEEIKKLNMLILSAQCQATRDAQIKEKKQIQAELSEEEKRLDDMMEVDRRKALATMEQIDELVKDQRMNGMQQIYNQILQRLEDEQLLKEMKEQEKQQMRENQEKMNLEDLKALEKKREEQQRLLGEVRHINAETMWAKEQRREEEKLADMRDMEYIKNKLEREAEFEAEQRCIKKQKELEIARMRAKQQRAKDYKAEQDEIRTMRNQEVTDREWRRKEKDLAAKKTQEEGMLRMARLEQVRCKEHLLSIEAGREKAEIERLLEVQQEAINKQKEVEEKQRQNAKHHAEAIRHQVKEQQLSTILKRREIFKEAECLVEEARQRRARLNEIKMKKLKELKATGLSEKYCSEVERKVKAFLL from the exons ATGAGTAACTCTTATACCCGCCGGTACCGGACTCAAGCGTCCACCTCTGAGGTAGATGAAACCCTGTTCGGGAGCTCGACAAAG TTGGACATAGGTAGCAACTCAGCCTGCAAGTCCAAGAATAAGTCCCGGCACTGCCAAGATGGAGAGGTTGTTCAAATAATAACCAAAGACCTCATTCGCAATCTCAG GATCCCATTAAAGGATTCTTTAGGAGAGTTCATTATCCTACCATCAGCTGAGTATGAGCGGTTGGCCTCAATGTCCCGGGTTCCTATGAAGGAGGAAAGAGTGGGCCCGACAGAGGCTTGTCATTTGAAGAAAGAAGAG GAAGAAGCAGAGGACAGAAAGCACAAAATCCTTGAGGCTGACCTGGCCCGCAGAAAAAGAAAGGGACTGACTGAGCTGGAACTGGAGTCCCAGAACCATGCACAGCGCCTGATAGAGTACTCCAATGGCCTCAGGCTcgagcaggaggaagagatcAAAAAGCTTAACATG CTGATTTTAAGTGCTCAGTGTCAAGCCACACGTGATGCCcagatcaaagaaaaaaaacagatccagGCGGAGTTATCAGAGGAGGAGAAGCGTCTAGACGACATGATGGAGGTGGATCGCCGCAAGGCCTTGGCGACCATGGAGCAAATTGATGAGCTGGTCAAAGACCAGAGAATGAA TGGGATGCAGCAAATTTACAACCAAATCCTACAACGTCTTGAGGATGAGCAATTACTCAAGGAAATGaaagagcaggaaaaacaaCAGATGCGAGAAAACCAGGAGAAAATGAATCTGGAAGACCTAAAG GCCCttgagaagaagagggaggagcaACAGCGCCTGCTGGGGGAGGTCAGGCACATCAATGCTGAGACCATGTGGGCtaaggagcagaggagagaggaggagaagctggcTGATATGAGAGATATGGAATATATCAAAAACAAACTG GAGCGGGAGGCAGAATTTGAAGCAGAGCAGAGATGCATTAAGAAACAGAAGGAGTTGGAGATTGCCAGAATGAGGGCCAAGCAACAAAGAGCAAAAGACTACAAGGCAGAGCAG GACGAGATCCGCACCATGAGGAATCAAGAAGTTACAGACAGAgaatggaggagaaaagagaaagatctggctgcaaagaaaacacaagaagaaggaATGTTGAGGATGGCCCGCTTGGAACAGGTTCGGTGCAAAGAACACTTGCTGTCGATTGAAGCTGGCCGAGAGAAAGCCGAGATTGAACGGCTGCTAGA GGTACAACAAGAAgccataaacaaacagaaagaggtGGAGGAAAAGCAGCGTCAGAATGCAAAGCATCACGCAGAGGCCATCAGACATCAGGTGAAGGAACAACAGCTCTCAACCATACTTAAACGCAGAGAGATCTTCAAGGAGGCTGAGTGTTTGGTTGAAGAAGCCCGCCAGAGACGTGCGCGCCTTAATGAGATCAAAATGAAGAAGCTGAAGGAGCTCAA GGCTACGGGGCTCTCTGAGAAATACTGCAGTGAAGTGGAAAGGAAGGTCAAGGCATTTTTACTCTGA
- the cfap45 gene encoding cilia- and flagella-associated protein 45 isoform X2, whose amino-acid sequence MSNSYTRRYRTQASTSEVDETLFGSSTKLDIGSNSACKSKNKSRHCQDGEVVQIITKDLIRNLRIPLKDSLGEFIILPSAEYERLASMSRVPMKEERVGPTEACHLKKEEEEAEDRKHKILEADLARRKRKGLTELELESQNHAQRLIEYSNGLRLEQEEEIKKLNMLILSAQCQATRDAQIKEKKQIQAELSEEEKRLDDMMEVDRRKALATMEQIDELVKDQRMNGMQQIYNQILQRLEDEQLLKEMKEQEKQQMRENQEKMNLEDLKALEKKREEQQRLLGEEREAEFEAEQRCIKKQKELEIARMRAKQQRAKDYKAEQDEIRTMRNQEVTDREWRRKEKDLAAKKTQEEGMLRMARLEQVRCKEHLLSIEAGREKAEIERLLEVQQEAINKQKEVEEKQRQNAKHHAEAIRHQVKEQQLSTILKRREIFKEAECLVEEARQRRARLNEIKMKKLKELKATGLSEKYCSEVERKVKAFLL is encoded by the exons ATGAGTAACTCTTATACCCGCCGGTACCGGACTCAAGCGTCCACCTCTGAGGTAGATGAAACCCTGTTCGGGAGCTCGACAAAG TTGGACATAGGTAGCAACTCAGCCTGCAAGTCCAAGAATAAGTCCCGGCACTGCCAAGATGGAGAGGTTGTTCAAATAATAACCAAAGACCTCATTCGCAATCTCAG GATCCCATTAAAGGATTCTTTAGGAGAGTTCATTATCCTACCATCAGCTGAGTATGAGCGGTTGGCCTCAATGTCCCGGGTTCCTATGAAGGAGGAAAGAGTGGGCCCGACAGAGGCTTGTCATTTGAAGAAAGAAGAG GAAGAAGCAGAGGACAGAAAGCACAAAATCCTTGAGGCTGACCTGGCCCGCAGAAAAAGAAAGGGACTGACTGAGCTGGAACTGGAGTCCCAGAACCATGCACAGCGCCTGATAGAGTACTCCAATGGCCTCAGGCTcgagcaggaggaagagatcAAAAAGCTTAACATG CTGATTTTAAGTGCTCAGTGTCAAGCCACACGTGATGCCcagatcaaagaaaaaaaacagatccagGCGGAGTTATCAGAGGAGGAGAAGCGTCTAGACGACATGATGGAGGTGGATCGCCGCAAGGCCTTGGCGACCATGGAGCAAATTGATGAGCTGGTCAAAGACCAGAGAATGAA TGGGATGCAGCAAATTTACAACCAAATCCTACAACGTCTTGAGGATGAGCAATTACTCAAGGAAATGaaagagcaggaaaaacaaCAGATGCGAGAAAACCAGGAGAAAATGAATCTGGAAGACCTAAAG GCCCttgagaagaagagggaggagcaACAGCGCCTGCTGGGGGAG GAGCGGGAGGCAGAATTTGAAGCAGAGCAGAGATGCATTAAGAAACAGAAGGAGTTGGAGATTGCCAGAATGAGGGCCAAGCAACAAAGAGCAAAAGACTACAAGGCAGAGCAG GACGAGATCCGCACCATGAGGAATCAAGAAGTTACAGACAGAgaatggaggagaaaagagaaagatctggctgcaaagaaaacacaagaagaaggaATGTTGAGGATGGCCCGCTTGGAACAGGTTCGGTGCAAAGAACACTTGCTGTCGATTGAAGCTGGCCGAGAGAAAGCCGAGATTGAACGGCTGCTAGA GGTACAACAAGAAgccataaacaaacagaaagaggtGGAGGAAAAGCAGCGTCAGAATGCAAAGCATCACGCAGAGGCCATCAGACATCAGGTGAAGGAACAACAGCTCTCAACCATACTTAAACGCAGAGAGATCTTCAAGGAGGCTGAGTGTTTGGTTGAAGAAGCCCGCCAGAGACGTGCGCGCCTTAATGAGATCAAAATGAAGAAGCTGAAGGAGCTCAA GGCTACGGGGCTCTCTGAGAAATACTGCAGTGAAGTGGAAAGGAAGGTCAAGGCATTTTTACTCTGA